In the Diachasmimorpha longicaudata isolate KC_UGA_2023 chromosome 1, iyDiaLong2, whole genome shotgun sequence genome, one interval contains:
- the LOC135160859 gene encoding splicing factor YJU2-like isoform X3, whose protein sequence is MKLKYYPPDFDPSKIPRMELAKNRQYTVRLMAPFNMRCKTCGEYIYKGKKFNARKEDVDGDDYLGIRIYRFYIKCTRCLQEISFKTDPKNTDYEIEAGATRNFMALKLAEEQAQREEDEEKEEEAINPMKLLEKRIHQCKQALELLESLEELKDLNRRQQRINYDEMLEQYNTSIARQRTIKGQEKLDEELVQSIFSKKRLIGHVLEEEIIELDDPDDPSIRPKRLHSSDELTTTVNSGETSDGKASSMIQGDMTKPSTLTSSSVGEGTSLSWSAVSTAPQNRSEQLIKKKTCLGIVAGRHDNKDLKPLTSPNRQNDNSSNSHSVDGISTNGLALLGAYSEGSDDGSSEIS, encoded by the coding sequence TCTAATGGCTCCCTTCAACATGAGATGTAAAACGTGCGGTGAATACATttacaaaggaaaaaaattcaatgcccGCAAGGAGGACGTCGACGGTGACGATTACCTCGGCATTAGGATATACAGATTCTACATAAAATGCACGAGATGTCTGCAGGAGATATCCTTCAAGACAGATCCAAAAAACACTGATTATGAGATCGAGGCAGGAGCTACGAGGAACTTCATGGCATTGAAATTAGCGGAGGAGCAAGCGCAGAGGGAGGAGGACGAGGAAAAGGAAGAGGAGGCAATCAATCCcatgaaattattggaaaagagAATACACCAATGTAAACAGGCATTAGAATTACTCGAGTCTTTGGAGGAATTGAAGGACCTCAACAGGCGACAGCAGAGAATCAATTACGACGAGATGTTGGAGCAGTACAACACCTCCATCGCTAGACAGAGAACGATCAAAGGGCAAGAGAAATTGGACGAGGAATTGGTTCAATCCATCTTCAGCAAAAAGAGATTAATCGGCCATGTTTTAGAAGAGGAAATCATTGAGCTGGACGACCCTGATGATCCTTCCATTCGACCGAAGAGGCTGCACAGTTCCGATGAATTAACTACAACCGTCAATTCCGGTGAAACATCAGACGGTAAAGCCAGTTCAATGATACAGGGTGACATGACGAAGCCTAGTACCTTAACATCATCTTCGGTAGGAGAAGGTACCTCGTTGAGTTGGTCCGCAGTTTCTACTGCACCTCAAAATAGAAGCGAACAGTTaatcaagaaaaaaacatGTCTAGGAATTGTTGCTGGTCGACATGATAATAAGGATTTGAAGCCTCTTACATCACCAAATAGACAGAATGATAATTCAAGCAACTCGCATAGTGTCGACGGCATTAGCACGAATGGCTTGGCGTTATTAGGGGCATATTCTGAAGGCAGTGATGACGGTAGCAGCGAAATAAGTTAA
- the LOC135160859 gene encoding splicing factor YJU2-like isoform X4, with product MELAKNRQYTVRLMAPFNMRCKTCGEYIYKGKKFNARKEDVDGDDYLGIRIYRFYIKCTRCLQEISFKTDPKNTDYEIEAGATRNFMALKLAEEQAQREEDEEKEEEAINPMKLLEKRIHQCKQALELLESLEELKDLNRRQQRINYDEMLEQYNTSIARQRTIKGQEKLDEELVQSIFSKKRLIGHVLEEEIIELDDPDDPSIRPKRLHSSDELTTTVNSGETSDGKASSMIQGDMTKPSTLTSSSVGEGTSLSWSAVSTAPQNRSEQLIKKKTCLGIVAGRHDNKDLKPLTSPNRQNDNSSNSHSVDGISTNGLALLGAYSEGSDDGSSEIS from the coding sequence TCTAATGGCTCCCTTCAACATGAGATGTAAAACGTGCGGTGAATACATttacaaaggaaaaaaattcaatgcccGCAAGGAGGACGTCGACGGTGACGATTACCTCGGCATTAGGATATACAGATTCTACATAAAATGCACGAGATGTCTGCAGGAGATATCCTTCAAGACAGATCCAAAAAACACTGATTATGAGATCGAGGCAGGAGCTACGAGGAACTTCATGGCATTGAAATTAGCGGAGGAGCAAGCGCAGAGGGAGGAGGACGAGGAAAAGGAAGAGGAGGCAATCAATCCcatgaaattattggaaaagagAATACACCAATGTAAACAGGCATTAGAATTACTCGAGTCTTTGGAGGAATTGAAGGACCTCAACAGGCGACAGCAGAGAATCAATTACGACGAGATGTTGGAGCAGTACAACACCTCCATCGCTAGACAGAGAACGATCAAAGGGCAAGAGAAATTGGACGAGGAATTGGTTCAATCCATCTTCAGCAAAAAGAGATTAATCGGCCATGTTTTAGAAGAGGAAATCATTGAGCTGGACGACCCTGATGATCCTTCCATTCGACCGAAGAGGCTGCACAGTTCCGATGAATTAACTACAACCGTCAATTCCGGTGAAACATCAGACGGTAAAGCCAGTTCAATGATACAGGGTGACATGACGAAGCCTAGTACCTTAACATCATCTTCGGTAGGAGAAGGTACCTCGTTGAGTTGGTCCGCAGTTTCTACTGCACCTCAAAATAGAAGCGAACAGTTaatcaagaaaaaaacatGTCTAGGAATTGTTGCTGGTCGACATGATAATAAGGATTTGAAGCCTCTTACATCACCAAATAGACAGAATGATAATTCAAGCAACTCGCATAGTGTCGACGGCATTAGCACGAATGGCTTGGCGTTATTAGGGGCATATTCTGAAGGCAGTGATGACGGTAGCAGCGAAATAAGTTAA
- the LOC135160859 gene encoding splicing factor YJU2-like isoform X2, which produces MSERKVLNKYYPPDFDPSKIPRMELAKNRQYTVRLMAPFNMRCKTCGEYIYKGKKFNARKEDVDGDDYLGIRIYRFYIKCTRCLQEISFKTDPKNTDYEIEAGATRNFMALKLAEEQAQREEDEEKEEEAINPMKLLEKRIHQCKQALELLESLEELKDLNRRQQRINYDEMLEQYNTSIARQRTIKGQEKLDEELVQSIFSKKRLIGHVLEEEIIELDDPDDPSIRPKRLHSSDELTTTVNSGETSDGKASSMIQGDMTKPSTLTSSSVGEGTSLSWSAVSTAPQNRSEQLIKKKTCLGIVAGRHDNKDLKPLTSPNRQNDNSSNSHSVDGISTNGLALLGAYSEGSDDGSSEIS; this is translated from the coding sequence TCTAATGGCTCCCTTCAACATGAGATGTAAAACGTGCGGTGAATACATttacaaaggaaaaaaattcaatgcccGCAAGGAGGACGTCGACGGTGACGATTACCTCGGCATTAGGATATACAGATTCTACATAAAATGCACGAGATGTCTGCAGGAGATATCCTTCAAGACAGATCCAAAAAACACTGATTATGAGATCGAGGCAGGAGCTACGAGGAACTTCATGGCATTGAAATTAGCGGAGGAGCAAGCGCAGAGGGAGGAGGACGAGGAAAAGGAAGAGGAGGCAATCAATCCcatgaaattattggaaaagagAATACACCAATGTAAACAGGCATTAGAATTACTCGAGTCTTTGGAGGAATTGAAGGACCTCAACAGGCGACAGCAGAGAATCAATTACGACGAGATGTTGGAGCAGTACAACACCTCCATCGCTAGACAGAGAACGATCAAAGGGCAAGAGAAATTGGACGAGGAATTGGTTCAATCCATCTTCAGCAAAAAGAGATTAATCGGCCATGTTTTAGAAGAGGAAATCATTGAGCTGGACGACCCTGATGATCCTTCCATTCGACCGAAGAGGCTGCACAGTTCCGATGAATTAACTACAACCGTCAATTCCGGTGAAACATCAGACGGTAAAGCCAGTTCAATGATACAGGGTGACATGACGAAGCCTAGTACCTTAACATCATCTTCGGTAGGAGAAGGTACCTCGTTGAGTTGGTCCGCAGTTTCTACTGCACCTCAAAATAGAAGCGAACAGTTaatcaagaaaaaaacatGTCTAGGAATTGTTGCTGGTCGACATGATAATAAGGATTTGAAGCCTCTTACATCACCAAATAGACAGAATGATAATTCAAGCAACTCGCATAGTGTCGACGGCATTAGCACGAATGGCTTGGCGTTATTAGGGGCATATTCTGAAGGCAGTGATGACGGTAGCAGCGAAATAAGTTAA